Proteins encoded within one genomic window of Thermococcus sp. MV5:
- a CDS encoding cobalamin B12-binding domain-containing protein, giving the protein MVERSKVRVLIAKPGLDGHDRGAKVIARALRDAGFEVIYTGIRQTPEQIVESVVQEDIDVLGLSILSGAHMVLIPKILKLLEEKGIIPNEDVLLLAGGIIPPDDAQELEKMGVGRVFGPGSPIEEIIRFIEENVPKLKKFRSES; this is encoded by the coding sequence ATGGTAGAGCGCTCAAAAGTTAGAGTTCTAATAGCTAAACCAGGATTGGATGGTCACGACAGAGGAGCAAAGGTTATAGCGAGAGCCCTTAGAGACGCCGGATTTGAGGTTATTTATACTGGGATAAGACAAACTCCAGAACAAATCGTGGAGTCTGTTGTTCAAGAGGATATAGATGTTTTGGGCCTTAGTATCCTTTCTGGAGCTCACATGGTCCTTATACCAAAAATTTTGAAACTTTTAGAGGAGAAAGGTATAATTCCAAATGAAGATGTTCTTCTACTCGCTGGGGGGATAATACCTCCAGATGATGCTCAAGAGCTTGAAAAGATGGGTGTTGGTAGGGTTTTTGGCCCTGGAAGTCCGATTGAGGAGATTATTAGGTTTATCGAGGAGAACGTTCCTAAACTTAAGAAATTTAGGAGCGAAAGCTAA